The genomic window atcaacTCCCTTCTACCACTGAATCACGCCGGATCTGAAAAAGAGCTCCTTCAGCGTGTTTTCTAGTGCTCCTGTTCACCGTACGTAACTCGCCATTGGGTACGAGAAATCCAAGAACACATATACCGCACAGTTGGCGTTTGTCCAGCGTTGTGTCTGTTCTATGTCCAGCGCCTATTTCTGCTGTACCCTTTATAACCAGAAACCACACTTGTTCTGCGGACAAGAAACAATCTCCTCGTACAAGAAAGAAGCACAGTGTTTGAACCATGTGCATCGTCTCACCGAAACGCTGTAGGCGAACTTCCTGCGGTGGGCGGCGCCGAACGAGTCGCGTATCTCGCGAAACGCGGGAGCAGCGTACAGCCTGGCGCCGCTGCAGTGCACCGACGACCGCCGGGGCCGAAGCTTGTGTGTCGCTAGGACCACGTGTTCCACGAGCGCCAGCAGCGGGTCGAGGCCGTACGGAGCGACGTAGCGCGGCAGCGGAGGCACCGTGAGCATCACCTTCACCCGGTTCGCAACGAGACCCTCGACGAGCGCGTGGAAGAGCCGCGGCTCCTTGAGGACGTCGCACTCGTCTCCCGGGTGGTTCCAGTCTAGATTGACGCCCTGCGGTGCGCAGACCCGAAATTTCAGGTTGAATTTTCAAATGCAGTGAGTAAGAGAAGTACCATAAGGTGGGGAAAACTAAACAAGGAAGTTACGAGAAGAGCGTGCGTTACCAAttgtttaatttatttatttttaggttGTCAGCAACTCATTAAACAGGCGAGATGGAACTGCGCTATCTAGCTGCAGAGCATGGGCGGACCCTAcgagcgagggggggggggggggtggcgtagCTCAAGCTTCCCGCCGGGCGGCTTCGCTAGGGTGCCTGAATGCTTTCCCTCGCCCGCCGCTTTCTAGGGTGCCTGAATGCTTTCCCTCGCCCGCCGCTTTCGGGCgagcggcgggcgagggaaaGCATTCAGGCACCTTAGGCTTCGCGGAAACACAGTGCCCCTGGCGTCGGTCTGGAATATTTTTAAGAGTTTGTCTTCGGTTACTGTCCATCGACAACCGACTTCTGGCCGTCCTGTCTGGTAACTACTTAAGAGAGGGCTACTTAGGTCCAGTTCATTTTCTTTTCAGGCCTTTAAAAGTGACTGGTCAGCCATTCAGTGGAAAATGCCCCTGAAGCGTATTAGAGCGCGAGTAACACGTTCTGTTGACGAAAAGTCCACGCAATTGCTTAAGCTATGACAGTATCAAACTGCGTGGTAACTATTTTTCACAAAGCTATGATAATACAAAGCATCAGTGACGCAATCGATCAGTTGACGCTGTTGCACTGATTTGCTCGCCAAGACTAAAAATATACTTCTTTCATCGTTTACAAATGGCTGCCCTTCAACATGCGAGTCTGTTAATATGCCAAGAAAAGACGACATTGCGACATCGCGGCGATGTAAACTATGCTGTATGAACGATGATTAGTAGAAAGATGAAAATTATGTCTTCTGCGTGCAACCGTATTTATTGAGTGCGCATCCGGAGCAGTTGGTAAATTGAGGGGAAAATGGGCCAAACCAGGCTATGTTTTAACGTCAGGGCCAGACACAACCTTCTCACCTTCTAGGCGTGAAAAATGGTTCTGGcttccttcctctttttttcctctttccaaacaaaaaaatggttttcttactttttctctctttcaaagCTATTCTCTGGAAATGCTGTGCACGGGCTCGGCTGCATGGCTGCGAAATGAAACTACGTCTCTCATTGTGCTCCCTATGACGCACGCTCTTGTGTGTGACGTAGGCAACAATTTAACTGGTGGAGCAGCCAATGGAGACTGTCATAGTTTCTCATTCTGAACGGTTTTCGTTTGGCTTAGACATACACCGCTTTCGCTGTCAAAAAAAAAGTAACTCAATTTCAAAAAGTTGTTCACCGGTTAATAAATCCTCACCAGACATTACTGAAAACGGGAATTCATGGCTCTGCTTACGTCGTACTTGGGCCTGTCGGAGCCGGTATCGTTCACAACCCCTTCGACCATGTCCTTACGCCACGTCGAGTCCCGCAGCATGCGCACATAGTCGGCGCTGTCGCTGCGGCGACCACCGAAAGTGACGTACAGGGGAATCGGCCTTCCTCGGTGCCGCAGTGTCCCGTCGAATCTCGAGGCCGACACGTTCTCGAAGAGCTCGACATCCAGCGGTCTCCGAAAGCCGCCATCGATGGCTCCACCGAACCGATGCAGGGACACGCTGTAGAACACGACGGCCGTACAGTAGGCTGTCGGAAGATGAGCCGCAGTGTAGGGTCTCTTCGGGTGGAAG from Rhipicephalus microplus isolate Deutch F79 chromosome 7, USDA_Rmic, whole genome shotgun sequence includes these protein-coding regions:
- the LOC142767347 gene encoding uncharacterized protein LOC142767347, translating into MLTVPPLPRYVAPYGLDPLLALVEHVVLATHKLRPRRSSVHCSGARLYAAPAFREIRDSFGAAHRRKFAYSVSVAAYAGPKQLQERMHRSYEDDMGDAAVAVYDAFLDDFAGLCPGESRRMSPQLASIAESTTRVLLQ